The Trachemys scripta elegans isolate TJP31775 chromosome 6, CAS_Tse_1.0, whole genome shotgun sequence genome includes a window with the following:
- the DIMT1 gene encoding probable dimethyladenosine transferase isoform X3 produces the protein MLEKVKKVVACELDPRLVGELQKRVQGTCLANKLEIKVGDVLKTDLPFFDTCVANLPYQISSPFVFKLLLHRPFFRCAILMFQREFALRLVAKPGNKLYCRLSINTQLLARVDHLMKVGRNNFRPPPKVESSVVRIEPKNPPPPINFQEWDGLVRIAFVRKNKTLSAAFKSSAVQQLLDQNYRIHCSIHNIEIPENFKIAEKIQMVLKNTGFSEKRARSMDIDDFIRVLHGFNSEGIHFS, from the exons ATGCTAGAGAAAGTAAAAAAG GTAGTTGCTTGTGAACTTGACCCACGACTTGTGGGTGAACTTCAGAAGAGAGTCCAGGGCAC ATGCCTAGCAAacaaactagaaataaaggtTGGAGATGTCTTGAAAACTGACTTACCGTTCTTTGATACATGTGTAGCTAACTTGCCTTATCAG ATTTCTTCACCTTTTGTTTTCAAGCTGTTGCTGCACAGACCTTTTTTCAG GTGTGCAATACTTATGTTTCAGAGAGAATTTGCTCTTCGTTTGGTTGCAAAACCAGGGAATAAACTATACTGCAGACTCTCAATTAACACTCAGTTATTAGCCCGTGTGGATCATCTAATGAAA GTTGGAAGGAATAATTTCAGGCCTCCACCCAAAGTTGAATCCAGTGTTGTCAGAATAGAGCCAAAGAACCCTCCACCACCTATTAATTTTCAG GAATGGGATGGTCTAGTAAGGATAGCCTTTGTCAGGAAAAACAAGACACTCTCTGCAGCATTTAA ATCAAGTGCGGTACAGCAGCTGCTGGATCAGAATTATCGAATTCACTGTTCTATACATAATATT GAAATACCAGAAAACTTCAAAATTGCAGAGAAAATACAGATGGTTCTAAAAAATACAGGTTTCTCTGAAAAACGGGCTCGCTCAATGGATATAGATGACTTCATTAG agtGCTGCATGGCTTCAATTCAGAAGGCATCCATTTTTCATAA
- the DIMT1 gene encoding probable dimethyladenosine transferase isoform X1 codes for MPKVKAEKRCRQQRREGQGPGIMFNTGIGQHILKNPLIVNNIIEKAALRPTDVVLEVGPGTGNLTVKMLEKVKKVVACELDPRLVGELQKRVQGTCLANKLEIKVGDVLKTDLPFFDTCVANLPYQISSPFVFKLLLHRPFFRCAILMFQREFALRLVAKPGNKLYCRLSINTQLLARVDHLMKVGRNNFRPPPKVESSVVRIEPKNPPPPINFQEWDGLVRIAFVRKNKTLSAAFKSSAVQQLLDQNYRIHCSIHNIEIPENFKIAEKIQMVLKNTGFSEKRARSMDIDDFIRVLHGFNSEGIHFS; via the exons ATGCCGAAAGTCAAGGCGGAGAAGCGGTGCCGGCAGCAGCGCCGTGAGGGCCAGGGCCCAG GTATCATGTTCAATACTGGAATTGGCCAGCACATCCTGAAAAATCCCCTCATTGTTAACAACATTATAGAGAAG GCTGCCTTACGGCCCACGGATGTTGTCCTTGAAGTAGGACCTGGAACTGGTAACCTGACAGTAAAAATGCTAGAGAAAGTAAAAAAG GTAGTTGCTTGTGAACTTGACCCACGACTTGTGGGTGAACTTCAGAAGAGAGTCCAGGGCAC ATGCCTAGCAAacaaactagaaataaaggtTGGAGATGTCTTGAAAACTGACTTACCGTTCTTTGATACATGTGTAGCTAACTTGCCTTATCAG ATTTCTTCACCTTTTGTTTTCAAGCTGTTGCTGCACAGACCTTTTTTCAG GTGTGCAATACTTATGTTTCAGAGAGAATTTGCTCTTCGTTTGGTTGCAAAACCAGGGAATAAACTATACTGCAGACTCTCAATTAACACTCAGTTATTAGCCCGTGTGGATCATCTAATGAAA GTTGGAAGGAATAATTTCAGGCCTCCACCCAAAGTTGAATCCAGTGTTGTCAGAATAGAGCCAAAGAACCCTCCACCACCTATTAATTTTCAG GAATGGGATGGTCTAGTAAGGATAGCCTTTGTCAGGAAAAACAAGACACTCTCTGCAGCATTTAA ATCAAGTGCGGTACAGCAGCTGCTGGATCAGAATTATCGAATTCACTGTTCTATACATAATATT GAAATACCAGAAAACTTCAAAATTGCAGAGAAAATACAGATGGTTCTAAAAAATACAGGTTTCTCTGAAAAACGGGCTCGCTCAATGGATATAGATGACTTCATTAG agtGCTGCATGGCTTCAATTCAGAAGGCATCCATTTTTCATAA
- the DIMT1 gene encoding probable dimethyladenosine transferase isoform X2 produces MMASTPGIMFNTGIGQHILKNPLIVNNIIEKAALRPTDVVLEVGPGTGNLTVKMLEKVKKVVACELDPRLVGELQKRVQGTCLANKLEIKVGDVLKTDLPFFDTCVANLPYQISSPFVFKLLLHRPFFRCAILMFQREFALRLVAKPGNKLYCRLSINTQLLARVDHLMKVGRNNFRPPPKVESSVVRIEPKNPPPPINFQEWDGLVRIAFVRKNKTLSAAFKSSAVQQLLDQNYRIHCSIHNIEIPENFKIAEKIQMVLKNTGFSEKRARSMDIDDFIRVLHGFNSEGIHFS; encoded by the exons ATGATGGCCTCCACTCCAG GTATCATGTTCAATACTGGAATTGGCCAGCACATCCTGAAAAATCCCCTCATTGTTAACAACATTATAGAGAAG GCTGCCTTACGGCCCACGGATGTTGTCCTTGAAGTAGGACCTGGAACTGGTAACCTGACAGTAAAAATGCTAGAGAAAGTAAAAAAG GTAGTTGCTTGTGAACTTGACCCACGACTTGTGGGTGAACTTCAGAAGAGAGTCCAGGGCAC ATGCCTAGCAAacaaactagaaataaaggtTGGAGATGTCTTGAAAACTGACTTACCGTTCTTTGATACATGTGTAGCTAACTTGCCTTATCAG ATTTCTTCACCTTTTGTTTTCAAGCTGTTGCTGCACAGACCTTTTTTCAG GTGTGCAATACTTATGTTTCAGAGAGAATTTGCTCTTCGTTTGGTTGCAAAACCAGGGAATAAACTATACTGCAGACTCTCAATTAACACTCAGTTATTAGCCCGTGTGGATCATCTAATGAAA GTTGGAAGGAATAATTTCAGGCCTCCACCCAAAGTTGAATCCAGTGTTGTCAGAATAGAGCCAAAGAACCCTCCACCACCTATTAATTTTCAG GAATGGGATGGTCTAGTAAGGATAGCCTTTGTCAGGAAAAACAAGACACTCTCTGCAGCATTTAA ATCAAGTGCGGTACAGCAGCTGCTGGATCAGAATTATCGAATTCACTGTTCTATACATAATATT GAAATACCAGAAAACTTCAAAATTGCAGAGAAAATACAGATGGTTCTAAAAAATACAGGTTTCTCTGAAAAACGGGCTCGCTCAATGGATATAGATGACTTCATTAG agtGCTGCATGGCTTCAATTCAGAAGGCATCCATTTTTCATAA